The genomic DNA ACAAAAATAAATTTTTTACTAAATTTTGATATATCATCATATTTACACACAAACTTAAACATTGTTGCATTTCTATTATGAAATTAAATTCAAAACCTTGTAATTATAATTACTGATGACAGATAAAAATTATCTGTTAATAATAATGATATCTAATTATATCATTATTGTGCATTCACTTATTAGACACAAACTTATTATTCAAAAAATAGTTAATTACTTGGCATCTAAAAAATATGATTTAATGTCTTATCAAGTTAACATGATTAACGTTACATATATGTAAAACTACGTATATAAGAAATACTGATTACACTAATATATTGTCAATAAAATTGACAATATATCTGAAAAATTGAAATAGTTAATAGCTTTATTGCAACATACTTATATATATTTTAATGAAAATTAAATATTAAAAATATTAAGCGTGTTTTAATGAATAAAAATAATTTTTTACGTAATTAAAATCTAATAAATATTAAATGATAAAATAAATTCGGTATAAATAATTTTTTATTTTTTATTTTCATAATGCTCGATGTTGAATATGATTAATTTGTCCCCATATTTTTAGGTATTTGATTATTAAAGTGGTGCAGCCGAATATTAAAGATGTTATAATATCAACAAGTTATAACCAAGAGAGATCGCTCTATGAATACTGATCAAACTGAGCGCATAGAAATACCTGTGTTACCTTTGCGTGATGTAGTGGTGTATCCACATATGGTGATTCCGTTATTCGTTGGTCGGGACAAATCAATTAGATGTCTCGAATCTGCCATGAATAGCGACAAAAAGGTTATGTTAGTAGCTCAAAAAGAAGCATCAACCGATGAACCCAGTATTAATGACCTTTTTTCAGTTGGAACAGTATCTATAATATTACAGATGCTCAAATTACCAGATGGTACGGTCAAAGTATTAGTAGAAGGACTAGAGCGTGCCCGTATTATCGAGTTAACTGATACTGGAAATCACTTTAAAGCTCAAGCAAGTGCTTTCCATCCTAACGAACTAAACGAACGTGAACAAGAAGTTCTAATGCGCACTGTTATTAATCAATTTGAAGGATTTCTTAAACTTAATAAAAAAATACCCTCTGAAGTTTTAACATCCTTGAATAATATTGACAATGCAGATCGTCTTGCTGATACCATCGCCGCTCATATGCCACTCAAATTAGATGATAAACAATCCATTTTAGAAATGTCAGATGTTACGGAAAGACTAGAATATTTAATAGCGATGATGGAATCAGAAATTGAATTATTACAAGTTGAAAAACGTATTCGCAATCGTGTAAAAAAACAAATGGAAAAGAGCCAACGTGAATATTACTTAAATGAACAAATGAAAGCTATACAAAAAGAACTGGGAGAACTGGATGCTGTTGTTGACGAAAATGAATCTCTTAGACGCAAAATAGAAGCAGCTAAAATGCCTAAAGAGGCACGAAACAAAGTAGAATCAGAGTGGCAAAAATTGAAAATGATGTCCCCTATGTCTGCTGAAGCTGCTGTAGTTCGTGGATATATTGATTGGATATTATCAGTACCTTGGCATGCAAGAAGTAAAATGAAAAAAGATCTGCTTAAAGCTCAAGAAAGCCTGGACAAAGATCACTACGGATTAGAGCGTGTTAAAGATCGAATTTTAGAATATTTAGCAGTACAAAACAGAATAAATAAAATTAAAGGACCTATTTTATGTTTAGTAGGACCACCGGGAGTAGGTAAAACATCACTTGGGCGATCTATTGCTAAGGCTACTGGACGTAAGTATATACGTATGGCTTTAGGTGGTATGCGTGATGAAGCCGAAATTAGAGGCCACCGTCGTACCTACATTGGATCTATGCCTGGGAAACTTATACAAAAGATGTCTAAAGTTGGAGTAAGGAATCCGTTATTCCTGTTAGATGAAATAGATAAGATGTCCTTAGATATGCGTGGAGATCCAGCTGCTGCTTTGCTAGAAGTATTGGATCCAGAGCAAAATACTGCTTTTAATGATCATTATTTAGAAATAGATTATGATTTATCTGATGTTATGTTTGTTGCTACTTCTAACTCAATGGATATTCCCAGTCCTTTGTTAGATCGAATGGAAGTAATACGTTTATCTGGTTATACCGAAGATGAAAAGTTAAATATAGCACGACAGCATTTATTCAATAAGCAAATAGAGCGTAATGCTTTAAAGCTAGAAGAATTAACAATTCAAGACGATGCTTTAGTAGATATTATTAGACATTATACACGCGAAGCTGGAGTACGTAATTTAGAACGCGAAATTTCTAAATTATGTCGTAAAACAGTAAAAATGCTTTTAATGAATAAAAAAATAAGACACATAACCATTGATAAAAATAATTTAAAAGATTTTCTTGGTGTGCAACGCTATAATTGTACTCATGCAGATCAAGAAAATCGTGTAGGGCAAGTTACTGGATTAGCTTGGACTGAAGTAGGAGGAGATCTTTTAACTATTGAAACTGCTTGTGTTCCTGGAAAAGGGAAATTGACATATACTGGATCTTTAGGTGAAGTTATGCAAGAATCTATTCAAGCTGCATTAACTGTGGTAAGAGCGCGTGCAGATAAATTAGGTATTAATACGGATTTTTATGAAAAAAAAGACATTCATGTACATGTACCAGAAGGAGCTACTCCAAAAGATGGACCCAGCGCTGGAATTGCTATGTGTACTGCTTTAGTTTCTTGTTTAACAGGAAATTCTGTTAAAGCTAGTGTAGCAATGACAGGAGAAATAACTTTAAGGGGGCAAATATTACCTATTGGTGGATTGAAAGAAAAATTGTTAGCTGCGCATCGAGGAGGCATCAAAACAGTATTAATACCGTATGAAAACAAACGCGATCTAGAAGATATGCCGGCTATTGTAGTGAATAATTTGGACATTCATCCAGTCAAACAAATAGACGAAGTGTTAATATTAGCACTACAAAATATCCCTTTTAATTCTGAAATAACACCTAAAGCATCATTAGTATGACATATCGTGTAATTTGTAGAAACATAGAGATACAATAAAACTAAGATATATCATTTATTGTATTAAAATAATCACATATGAAATATATATATAAGAACTATAGTTATGATGTTCTAATTAAATAGAGTAATTTTTTTATACCATGGTTAGTGTGTTTTAATTATTTAAAAAATTTTCTATATACTATAGACCTAATGACTATGATATTTCCATTAAATTATACACTAAACACTACTAAGCACGCTGCATTTATCTTTATTCGGTGATAAGAACAATGGTAATCAAACTATTTGAGATAATTTTTTGAACATCAATATTAACTATTAGCATTAAATGGTAATTAATAAAAAATTTATGAAAATCATTAAAAATTAAAATACAAAAATCCTGGCATCTATAGTCGCACAACTTCTAAAATCACATTATAAATGTTTTAATCAACTAATTTCAAAATTAAAAAATATTTTTTAAACCACATGATTACAAACACAAAATGTATTTTTGTGTAAATCTTTTTTATACTCAAATATTTAATTATTACTTGAAAAATTTAAGATAATCACAGATAATCCCTAAAGGGATGTTATCAAATTATCCATAATAATTTTTAAAAAATCGGTCAGGTCTGGAAAGAAGCAGCCGTAATAAAGAACTACGATGGGTATTTTGTTTAGCATCCTCAATAAAGTAGAGGTGGCATTTTAATTTTTACGAGGCTTTCATATTGATAAAAAAATAAAATGTAACTGTATATTTTCTCTGTCCCTCTGACAGAGAAAATGCGTTTATTTTTTAAAAAATAATATAGGAATATTTATCAGCGTCTTTATTTGATCTACCGAATAGATATTTGGTCATATAAAATATCACGAAATGAAATAGAAATGTTCAAGATATCGTTATTACAAGTATCGTGTTTATTTTTTAAAAACATATTTATCATTATACTTTTATATCTTCTCAAACATATTAAGTTTCAATTTTTTATGCTTTTACTAAAAACCATAATTTTTAATCTTTAGAACGTACGATACTGCGAATACAAATAAACAATCAACCAAAAAGTATCTAAATTAATTCGATACTAATATCACTAAAAAACATATCTTTTACAAATAATTAAATATATTTAAACAAAAAATTTACAAATTGCTAATAATATTTAAAAATTTATTTAGATTTAATAATTTTTTATCCTAAAATACATTATATATTGACTATATAACCATTTTACATATTATTATTTAAAAAATAAGATGTACTCATTTATCATTAATAACCAAATAATTGAATACATATTTCAATTATATATATTTATACTATATACTGTATTTAAAATATTCTTGTAAAAAATGTTCATTTATTTAAAATAAATACTTGAAATTTTTATTAAAAATATATATAAGGCACATGTATCATATTTAAATTATTTTTATTGAAAAACGATATTATAAATTATACAAATATATAATATTGTTTTACGAATAAAGTAATTTACTAAAATTTAGTGGCAAAAGAAAATTTATATATAAATGTATACAAATACAGATAAATATTGTTTCTATTTTGGAAAAAATATGACAAATGTTACGGATCAACAATTAGAATTGATCAAAAAAAGTATCCAATTTGTACCTAATTATCCAAAAAAAGGCATTTTATTTCGAGACATCACTGAATTATTAAAAAATCCTCAAGCATATTCGGCAAGCATTACTCTTTTGGCCTATCATTATAGAAATCATAAACTAACTAAAGTAGTAGGTATAGAAGCTAGAGGATTCTTATTCAGTGCTCCATTAGCATTAATACTGAAATTAGGTTTTATTCCAGCCCGTAAATCAGGAAGATTACCCCGTGATACTATTAGAGAGCCATATATTTTAGAATATGATAACGGATTCTTAGAAATACACACCGATGCTATTACTCCAGGTGACCAAGTTTTAATTATAGATGATTTATTAGCAACGGGCGGAACAATCGCAGCAGCAGTAAAATTAATCAGACGGTTAGGAGGAGAAGTAAATCATGCTGGATTTATAATAGATTTAGAAAGCTTAGGTGGAAAATCATTATTAAAGAAAATAGGAATAAATTCCACTAGTTTAGTGACGTTCTCTAATCATTAAAATATCCCATCACTAAACCAATAAGTTTTAGTTCTTATATTTATAATAATTACTATACGAGCTGTATCCTTATGAGTTATCAAGTACTCGCCCGTAAGTGGCGTCCAAAAAAATTTTCTGATATTGTAGGGCAAGAACACATCATTCAAGCAATAACACATACTTTTTCATTAAATAAAATTCACCACGCTTATATATTGTCCGGTACAAGAGGAGTAGGAAAAACTACTATTGCTCGATTATTCGCAAAAGGATTAAACTGTGAACAAGGTACAACATATACCATGTGTGGTCAATGTAATAATTGCAAAGATATTGAATTAGGTTGTTTTATTGATCTAATTGAAATAGACGCAGCATCACGCACTAAAGTAGAAGATACTAGGGAATTTCTAGATAATGTACAATACATGCCATCTCGAGGTCGCTTTAAAGTATATCTCATAGATGAAGTACATATGTTATCACGTCATAGTTTCAATGCCTTATTAAAGACATTAGAAGAACCACCTACACATGTTAAATTTATTTTGATTACTACTGAATACCAAAAATTACCGGAGACTATCTTATCCCGATGTTTACAGTTTCACTTGAAACCTCTAAATATTTCTCAAATTATAACTCAACTAACGTATATTTTTCATAAAGAAAGCATAAACATAGAAACTTCTGCTTTAGAATCATTAGCATATGCATCAAAAGGAAGTATGCGTGATGCGCTTAGTTTGGCAGAACAAGCTATTGTCTTGGGAAATAATGAGATAACTAATAGTGTTATTAATAATATGTTTGGTATATCGAATATCGAACATCCATTATGTTTAATTGAGAGCTTAATTGATGAAGATATACATAATATTATGCACCAAATTGAAAATTTGACTGTTTTGGGAATCCATTGGGATTATGTTTTTAATGAAATTCTTACTATCTTACAGAAAATAGCTATAGGTCAATTTCTATCAAATTCTGTACAAAAAGAGGATAAGAATATAACACAACATATCAATCAACGTATACGTAAATTAAGTAATCGTATTACGCCAGAAAATGTACAATTATATTATCAAATATTTCTATTAGGTCGTCGCGAATTACCGTATGCTCCTAGTCATCGCATGGGAATAGAAATGACCATGTTACGAGCATTAGCTTTTCGTCCTGATGTAGACATAGCAAACAAAAAACATGATAATGATAATGATAATGATAATATACTTGCAAAATCTGTATGCTCAGATAATAATTCTGAAATGAATACTAATGATACACAATATATTGCTACTGATCTTTTTCAAAAAAAAAACCATAATCAAGGTAGTAAGAATGTACTAAATATAGAAAAATCAAAAAAAACAAATAATATATTACTCTTAAATTTCAAAAAATCCGAATTACATTTGGATAATACTAAACCAAACATTTCAAGATCTGTCTCTAATAGAAATATCGCAAATATTACTTCTACAATATTAGAAGCTCGATCAAAGCTATTACAATATAAAGAACGTAACAAGTTAAATGTAATAGAAAAAAGATCAAATTTAACTTCAGAATCTCAAAAAAAAATAAAAGATATATTAGAACGATTTACCAGTATTAATACAATAATTTTAAAAAATAGTTCTGATCGTTTCGATAAAATTAATAAAGATTTATCAGGATATTTAGAATTTAGTAATAACAGTAATGATAAGGAAAATCCGCATAAAAACCATCAAAATATGCCCGATTTCATAAAAGAAATACTTCAACAAGCAATAAATAATGATTTATGGATATCACAAATATATCGTTTGTCATTACCAAAATTAGAAAAAAAATTAGTTATGAATTCGTGGAAAGAAAAAATTTCTTCAGATGAAATATGCTTACATGTTCGCTCTGATTATCAACATTTAAATTCTATAGAATCCCATAATATCATACAAAAATCACTCAGCAATAATATGGGTATACCAATAAAATTACATATAAAAAAAGATGACAATTATGCAATAAAAACACCAATGGAATATTTACATACTTTATATAAAGAAAAAATATCATTAGTAAAGCAAGAATTTTCAAGTGATCCGTACGTTAAAATGATTAAATCTTTTTTTGATGCCGAAATAGATGAAAATGATATTCAAGTACTTTACGATCAGAATAAAAACCTATAAAATTAATTAAATACAATATACTATCTCTCAATTACATCTAAATTATGATGTAATATAACAAGTTAATATCAATTGTATATTTTAAAAATGTAATTTTTCATTAATTAATAGAACTATTACTGTTATTTTTTTATAATAATTAATTATTATTTTATATATTTAATGATCAAAAATTAAATTAAAAAATTATTCATTAAACAACCACATGCAAAGAAATTAATTTAAAAATATGCATAAATACTTGCAATCCTATTAAATATCTTAATTTGTTTTTTGATTTAATTATTGATTGATTATTCATACAGTATAAATATAAACAATCACTTTTATAATCTAAAGTAATCAGTTAATAAAATATAATTTTATATTTTAGTTATGATACAATAATAATTATTGAAATTAAATTAATATAAATTAAATCTATGTTTAGATAAAACACTACTACTTATATCTGAGTAGATAATGTTTTGACATATTATAAATATTGTTTACTAAATTTTTATAATTTTATTGAGAATTAAATTTGATACGTATTATATTTTTAGGGCCTCCTGGATCTGGAAAAGGAACACAAGCTCATCTTATTGCAAATAAGTATAATATTCCAAATATTTCTACAGGAATGATGTTACGTCAAGAACTAACTAGAAGTGCATATAAATCCTGTGCATTTCATAAAAATATAATAAATATCATGCATACTGGTGATTTAGTAAATGATGAATTTATGGTGCAATTAATTAACACACGTATTAAT from Candidatus Blochmanniella camponoti includes the following:
- the lon gene encoding endopeptidase La yields the protein MNTDQTERIEIPVLPLRDVVVYPHMVIPLFVGRDKSIRCLESAMNSDKKVMLVAQKEASTDEPSINDLFSVGTVSIILQMLKLPDGTVKVLVEGLERARIIELTDTGNHFKAQASAFHPNELNEREQEVLMRTVINQFEGFLKLNKKIPSEVLTSLNNIDNADRLADTIAAHMPLKLDDKQSILEMSDVTERLEYLIAMMESEIELLQVEKRIRNRVKKQMEKSQREYYLNEQMKAIQKELGELDAVVDENESLRRKIEAAKMPKEARNKVESEWQKLKMMSPMSAEAAVVRGYIDWILSVPWHARSKMKKDLLKAQESLDKDHYGLERVKDRILEYLAVQNRINKIKGPILCLVGPPGVGKTSLGRSIAKATGRKYIRMALGGMRDEAEIRGHRRTYIGSMPGKLIQKMSKVGVRNPLFLLDEIDKMSLDMRGDPAAALLEVLDPEQNTAFNDHYLEIDYDLSDVMFVATSNSMDIPSPLLDRMEVIRLSGYTEDEKLNIARQHLFNKQIERNALKLEELTIQDDALVDIIRHYTREAGVRNLEREISKLCRKTVKMLLMNKKIRHITIDKNNLKDFLGVQRYNCTHADQENRVGQVTGLAWTEVGGDLLTIETACVPGKGKLTYTGSLGEVMQESIQAALTVVRARADKLGINTDFYEKKDIHVHVPEGATPKDGPSAGIAMCTALVSCLTGNSVKASVAMTGEITLRGQILPIGGLKEKLLAAHRGGIKTVLIPYENKRDLEDMPAIVVNNLDIHPVKQIDEVLILALQNIPFNSEITPKASLV
- the apt gene encoding adenine phosphoribosyltransferase; this encodes MTNVTDQQLELIKKSIQFVPNYPKKGILFRDITELLKNPQAYSASITLLAYHYRNHKLTKVVGIEARGFLFSAPLALILKLGFIPARKSGRLPRDTIREPYILEYDNGFLEIHTDAITPGDQVLIIDDLLATGGTIAAAVKLIRRLGGEVNHAGFIIDLESLGGKSLLKKIGINSTSLVTFSNH
- the dnaX gene encoding DNA polymerase III subunit gamma/tau; translated protein: MSYQVLARKWRPKKFSDIVGQEHIIQAITHTFSLNKIHHAYILSGTRGVGKTTIARLFAKGLNCEQGTTYTMCGQCNNCKDIELGCFIDLIEIDAASRTKVEDTREFLDNVQYMPSRGRFKVYLIDEVHMLSRHSFNALLKTLEEPPTHVKFILITTEYQKLPETILSRCLQFHLKPLNISQIITQLTYIFHKESINIETSALESLAYASKGSMRDALSLAEQAIVLGNNEITNSVINNMFGISNIEHPLCLIESLIDEDIHNIMHQIENLTVLGIHWDYVFNEILTILQKIAIGQFLSNSVQKEDKNITQHINQRIRKLSNRITPENVQLYYQIFLLGRRELPYAPSHRMGIEMTMLRALAFRPDVDIANKKHDNDNDNDNILAKSVCSDNNSEMNTNDTQYIATDLFQKKNHNQGSKNVLNIEKSKKTNNILLLNFKKSELHLDNTKPNISRSVSNRNIANITSTILEARSKLLQYKERNKLNVIEKRSNLTSESQKKIKDILERFTSINTIILKNSSDRFDKINKDLSGYLEFSNNSNDKENPHKNHQNMPDFIKEILQQAINNDLWISQIYRLSLPKLEKKLVMNSWKEKISSDEICLHVRSDYQHLNSIESHNIIQKSLSNNMGIPIKLHIKKDDNYAIKTPMEYLHTLYKEKISLVKQEFSSDPYVKMIKSFFDAEIDENDIQVLYDQNKNL